From Pseudomonas poae, the proteins below share one genomic window:
- a CDS encoding OmpA family protein produces MRKQLMIPALLAMSVALAACSTPPNANLENARTNYSSLQTNPQATKLAALETKDASDWLDKADKAYRDKEDEKKVDQLAYLTNQRVEVAKDTIVLRESEAKLKNAGDERARALLQARDAQIKQLQDSLNAKQTDRGTLVTFGDVLFATNKSDLKSSGLVNITKLAQFLRDNPDRKVIVEGYTDSTGSDSYNQSLSERRAASVQRALAQQGVDISRIVTQGYGKEYPVADNGSVSGRAMNRRVEVTISNDNQPVKPRSSMAN; encoded by the coding sequence ATGCGTAAACAATTGATGATCCCTGCCCTGCTGGCGATGAGCGTTGCCTTGGCGGCCTGCTCCACCCCGCCGAACGCGAACCTGGAAAATGCGCGGACCAACTACTCGTCCCTGCAAACCAACCCGCAAGCTACCAAGCTCGCGGCACTGGAAACCAAGGATGCCAGCGACTGGCTGGACAAGGCCGACAAAGCCTACCGCGATAAGGAAGACGAGAAGAAAGTCGACCAGTTGGCCTACCTGACTAACCAGCGCGTTGAAGTGGCCAAAGACACCATCGTGCTGCGTGAATCCGAAGCCAAGCTGAAAAATGCCGGCGACGAACGTGCCCGTGCACTGCTGCAGGCCCGTGACGCGCAGATCAAGCAGCTGCAAGACAGCTTGAACGCCAAGCAAACCGATCGCGGTACCCTGGTGACCTTTGGTGACGTGCTGTTCGCCACCAACAAGTCCGACCTGAAATCCAGCGGCCTGGTGAACATAACCAAGCTGGCGCAGTTCCTGCGTGACAACCCGGACCGTAAAGTGATTGTCGAAGGCTACACCGACAGCACCGGTTCCGACTCGTACAACCAGAGCCTGTCGGAGCGCCGTGCGGCTTCCGTGCAGCGTGCACTGGCCCAGCAAGGCGTGGACATTTCGCGCATCGTGACCCAGGGCTATGGCAAGGAATACCCGGTTGCCGATAACGGCAGCGTGTCGGGCCGCGCCATGAACCGTCGCGTTGAAGTGACCATTTCCAACGACAACCAGCCGGTTAAACCACGTTCTTCCATGGCTAACTGA
- the lysS gene encoding lysine--tRNA ligase: MSDQQLDQALQQEENSLIALRKEKLAAERAKGNAFPNDFRRENYCDDLQKQYADKTKEELAEAAIPVKVAGRIMLNRGSFMVIQDMTGRIQVYVNRKTLSEETLASVKTWDMGDIIAAEGTLARSGKGDLYVEMTSVRLLTKSLRPLPDKHHGLTDTEQRYRQRYVDLIVNEEVRQTFRVRSQVIAHIRSFLMARDFLEVETPMLQTIPGGAAAKPFETHHNALDLEMFLRIAPELYLKRLVVGGFEKVFEINRNFRNEGVSTRHNPEFTMLEFYQAYADYEDNMDLTEELFRELAQLVLGSTDVPYGDKVFHFGEPFVRLSVFDSILKYNPELTADDLNDIDKARAIAKKAGAKVLGFEGLGKLQVMIFEELVEHKLEQPHFITQYPFEVSPLARRNDDNPNVTDRFELFIGGREIANAYSELNDAEDQAERFMAQVADKDAGDDEAMHYDADFVRALEYGMPPTAGEGIGIDRLVMLLTNSPSIRDVILFPHMRPQA; the protein is encoded by the coding sequence ATGAGCGACCAACAACTCGACCAGGCCCTGCAACAGGAAGAAAACTCCCTGATCGCCCTGCGCAAGGAAAAGCTTGCTGCCGAGCGCGCCAAGGGCAACGCCTTCCCGAACGACTTCCGCCGTGAAAACTACTGCGATGACTTGCAGAAACAGTACGCGGACAAGACCAAGGAAGAGTTGGCAGAGGCTGCAATCCCGGTCAAGGTTGCCGGTCGCATCATGCTCAACCGTGGCTCGTTCATGGTGATCCAGGACATGACCGGTCGCATCCAGGTTTATGTCAACCGTAAAACCCTGTCCGAAGAAACCCTGGCCTCGGTGAAAACCTGGGACATGGGCGACATCATTGCCGCCGAAGGTACCCTGGCGCGTTCCGGCAAAGGCGACCTGTACGTTGAAATGACCAGCGTGCGCCTGCTGACCAAGTCGCTGCGCCCGCTGCCGGACAAGCACCACGGCCTGACCGACACCGAACAGCGTTACCGCCAGCGCTACGTTGACCTGATCGTCAACGAAGAGGTGCGCCAGACCTTCCGCGTGCGTTCGCAAGTCATCGCGCACATCCGCAGCTTTCTGATGGCGCGTGACTTCCTGGAAGTCGAAACCCCGATGCTGCAAACCATCCCCGGTGGTGCCGCAGCCAAGCCGTTTGAAACTCACCACAATGCGCTGGACCTGGAAATGTTCCTGCGCATTGCGCCGGAGCTGTACCTCAAGCGCCTGGTGGTTGGCGGGTTTGAAAAGGTCTTCGAGATCAACCGCAACTTCCGTAACGAAGGCGTCTCGACCCGTCACAACCCTGAATTCACCATGTTGGAGTTCTACCAGGCTTACGCCGACTACGAAGACAACATGGACCTCACCGAAGAACTGTTCCGCGAACTGGCGCAGCTGGTCCTGGGCAGCACCGACGTGCCGTACGGCGACAAGGTGTTCCACTTCGGCGAGCCGTTCGTGCGTCTGTCGGTGTTCGACTCGATCCTCAAGTACAACCCTGAGCTGACGGCTGACGACCTGAACGACATCGACAAGGCCCGTGCCATCGCCAAGAAAGCCGGGGCCAAGGTCCTGGGTTTTGAAGGCCTGGGCAAACTGCAGGTGATGATTTTCGAAGAGCTGGTGGAGCACAAGCTGGAGCAGCCGCACTTCATTACCCAGTACCCGTTCGAAGTGTCGCCGCTGGCCCGTCGCAACGACGACAACCCGAACGTCACCGACCGTTTCGAGCTGTTTATCGGTGGTCGCGAAATCGCCAACGCCTACTCCGAGCTTAACGACGCGGAAGATCAGGCCGAGCGCTTCATGGCCCAGGTGGCCGACAAGGACGCCGGTGACGACGAAGCCATGCACTACGACGCCGACTTCGTCCGTGCCCTGGAATACGGCATGCCGCCGACCGCAGGTGAAGGTATCGGCATCGACCGTCTGGTGATGTTGTTGACCAACTCGCCGTCGATCCGCGACGTGATCTTGTTCCCGCATATGCGGCCACAAGCGTAA
- a CDS encoding alpha/beta hydrolase → MRILGILCLLLTLNGCSSLLFYPEPGLPFTPEKAHLAYRDVTLTTADGVKLHAWWLPVKAGVPLKGTVLHLHGNGGNLAWHLGGSWWLPEQGYQVLLLDYRGYGLSEGKPSLPAVYQDVDAAFSWIDKAPETQGQPLIVLGQSLGGALAVHYLAAHPERQSRLKALVLDGVPASYRDVGQFALSTSWLTWPFQVPLSWLVPDADSAINAMPRLTGVPKLLFHSLDDPIVPVANGIRLYQAAPPPRVLQLTRGGHVQTFADKTWQTVMLRYLDDPQHFNGLRRLGEIPNYPIPKVDPSESPQ, encoded by the coding sequence ATGAGAATCCTCGGCATTCTTTGCCTGCTACTCACTTTGAACGGCTGCAGCTCCTTGCTGTTCTACCCCGAACCCGGCCTGCCGTTTACGCCTGAAAAAGCTCACCTGGCCTACCGTGACGTCACCCTGACCACCGCCGACGGGGTAAAACTTCACGCCTGGTGGCTGCCGGTAAAAGCAGGCGTGCCGCTCAAAGGCACCGTGCTGCACTTGCACGGCAACGGCGGCAACCTGGCGTGGCACCTGGGCGGCAGTTGGTGGTTGCCGGAGCAAGGTTATCAAGTGCTGCTGCTGGACTATCGCGGTTATGGCCTGTCTGAAGGCAAGCCGTCGTTGCCGGCGGTCTATCAGGATGTGGACGCGGCGTTCAGCTGGATCGACAAGGCCCCCGAAACCCAGGGCCAGCCGTTGATCGTGCTCGGCCAGAGCCTGGGTGGCGCACTGGCGGTGCATTACCTGGCGGCCCACCCGGAGCGCCAATCCCGACTCAAGGCCCTGGTACTCGACGGCGTGCCCGCCAGTTATCGTGACGTAGGACAATTCGCCCTGAGCACCTCCTGGTTAACATGGCCGTTTCAGGTGCCATTGTCCTGGCTGGTGCCGGACGCCGACAGTGCGATCAATGCCATGCCCCGGCTGACGGGCGTGCCGAAGCTGCTGTTCCACAGCCTCGATGACCCGATTGTGCCGGTTGCCAATGGTATCCGCCTGTACCAGGCCGCGCCGCCACCACGGGTGTTGCAGTTGACCCGTGGGGGCCATGTGCAGACCTTTGCCGACAAGACCTGGCAGACCGTGATGCTGCGTTATCTGGACGACCCGCAGCACTTCAACGGCCTGCGCCGCCTGGGCGAAATCCCGAATTACCCGATTCCTAAAGTTGATCCATCAGAGAGCCCGCAATGA
- a CDS encoding pilin assembly protein has protein sequence MKIRELAQHWEENAKGRLTKTEYAIHLDVEAAARLAAIAEMYPKRSTEELLGELIGAALEELEASFPYIKGQQVVATDEEGDPLYEDVGPTPRFLTLSRRYLHDMSRSADEQKH, from the coding sequence ATGAAAATCAGAGAACTGGCCCAGCATTGGGAAGAGAACGCCAAGGGTCGCCTGACCAAAACCGAGTACGCCATCCACCTGGACGTGGAAGCTGCCGCAAGGCTTGCGGCCATCGCCGAGATGTACCCCAAGCGCAGCACGGAAGAACTGCTCGGCGAACTGATCGGTGCCGCCCTTGAAGAGCTGGAAGCCAGCTTTCCCTACATCAAGGGGCAACAGGTGGTTGCTACCGATGAAGAAGGCGACCCGCTGTACGAAGACGTCGGCCCTACCCCACGTTTTCTAACGTTGTCGCGACGCTATCTGCATGATATGTCGCGCAGTGCCGACGAACAAAAACACTGA
- a CDS encoding phenolic acid decarboxylase, which yields MTNNIDSTRPEQLTHFVGKQVFYTYDVGWSYEMYIKNDHTIDYRIFSGMVGGRWVRDQQVDMARISDDVCKISWEEPTGTTVSVSINFAERQAHVVIFFPQWIALDPKKTALFQNEHLEAMRAYRDAGPTYPKLVVNQFATVTFVEDVGINNESLVACAPSELPEAYYSRRN from the coding sequence GTGACTAATAATATAGATTCCACCAGGCCGGAACAATTGACTCACTTTGTGGGTAAACAGGTTTTTTATACTTACGATGTAGGTTGGTCGTATGAGATGTATATCAAGAATGACCATACGATAGACTATCGTATCTTCAGCGGAATGGTAGGTGGCCGCTGGGTGCGGGACCAGCAGGTGGATATGGCGCGGATCAGCGATGATGTCTGCAAAATATCCTGGGAAGAACCTACTGGCACCACGGTCAGTGTTTCGATCAACTTTGCTGAGCGCCAGGCGCATGTTGTTATTTTCTTTCCACAATGGATCGCATTGGACCCTAAGAAAACTGCGCTCTTCCAGAATGAACACCTGGAGGCCATGCGTGCGTACCGTGATGCGGGCCCTACGTATCCAAAGTTAGTGGTTAACCAATTCGCCACGGTCACGTTCGTGGAAGATGTCGGCATTAATAACGAGAGTCTTGTGGCCTGCGCGCCCTCCGAATTGCCCGAGGCTTATTATTCGCGACGCAATTGA
- a CDS encoding TetR family transcriptional regulator, with translation MNRVTAQEGAAGIAAAVAESVQYQGRKASRRGSEQRRQDILDAAMRIVVRDGVRAVRHRAVAAEAGVPLSATTYYFKDIDDLLTDTFAQYVERSAAFMGKLWVRNEGLLREMVAYGDGSPASRSQLADDIARLTADYVMRQLANRREHLMAEQAFRQEALLNPRLAELVRSHQQILLQGTGQFFQVLGSREPQQDAKVLTAIIGRMEYQGLLGGAEPLTADEMLEILKRYMHLVLASV, from the coding sequence GTGAACCGCGTAACCGCTCAAGAAGGCGCCGCCGGCATTGCCGCTGCCGTGGCTGAAAGCGTCCAGTACCAGGGCCGCAAGGCCAGTCGTCGGGGCAGCGAGCAACGCAGGCAAGATATTCTCGACGCGGCCATGCGCATCGTGGTGCGCGATGGCGTGCGGGCCGTGCGCCATCGGGCGGTGGCGGCCGAGGCGGGGGTGCCGTTGTCGGCCACCACCTATTACTTCAAGGATATCGATGACCTGCTCACCGACACCTTCGCCCAATACGTGGAACGCAGCGCCGCCTTTATGGGCAAGCTGTGGGTGCGCAACGAGGGCCTGCTGCGTGAGATGGTCGCCTATGGCGACGGCAGCCCGGCGTCGCGTTCGCAATTGGCCGATGATATTGCGCGGCTGACCGCCGATTATGTGATGCGCCAACTGGCCAACCGTCGCGAACACCTGATGGCCGAGCAGGCGTTTCGCCAGGAAGCCTTGCTTAACCCGCGTCTGGCTGAACTGGTGCGCTCCCACCAGCAGATCCTGTTGCAGGGCACGGGGCAGTTTTTTCAGGTATTGGGCTCCCGCGAGCCGCAACAGGATGCCAAAGTGTTGACGGCGATAATCGGTCGGATGGAATATCAGGGCCTGTTGGGCGGCGCAGAGCCTCTGACCGCCGACGAGATGCTTGAGATCCTCAAGCGCTACATGCATTTGGTGTTGGCCTCGGTCTAG
- the tsaB gene encoding tRNA (adenosine(37)-N6)-threonylcarbamoyltransferase complex dimerization subunit type 1 TsaB, with translation MSTLLALDTATEACSVALLHDGKVTSHYEVIPRLHAQKLLPMIKQLLEDAGTTLAAVDAIAFGRGPGAFTGVRIAIGVVQGLAFALERPVLPVSNLAVLAQRALREHGAEQVAAAIDARMDEVYWGCYRATAGEMRLVGAEAVQPPESSALPVDASGEWFGAGTGWGYGERIAVPLVGQDAAMLPHAEDLLTLARFAFERGEAIPADQAAPVYLRDKVAQTKAERGII, from the coding sequence ATGAGCACCTTGCTGGCCCTGGACACCGCGACTGAAGCTTGTTCCGTTGCCTTGCTGCACGATGGCAAAGTTACCAGCCACTACGAGGTGATCCCGCGCCTGCACGCGCAGAAGCTGTTGCCGATGATCAAGCAGCTTCTGGAAGACGCCGGCACCACGCTGGCGGCCGTGGACGCCATTGCGTTCGGCCGGGGCCCGGGGGCGTTTACCGGGGTGCGTATCGCCATTGGTGTGGTGCAGGGCCTGGCCTTTGCGCTGGAGCGCCCGGTATTGCCGGTCTCCAACCTCGCGGTGCTGGCACAGCGCGCATTGCGTGAGCACGGCGCAGAGCAAGTCGCAGCGGCCATCGATGCGCGCATGGATGAAGTTTATTGGGGCTGCTACCGCGCCACCGCCGGCGAAATGCGCCTGGTGGGTGCGGAAGCCGTGCAGCCACCCGAATCATCGGCATTGCCTGTTGATGCCAGCGGTGAATGGTTCGGTGCCGGCACAGGCTGGGGGTATGGCGAACGCATTGCTGTGCCGCTGGTGGGCCAGGACGCTGCAATGCTGCCTCACGCCGAGGACCTGCTGACCTTGGCGCGCTTCGCATTCGAGCGAGGTGAGGCGATTCCTGCGGATCAGGCGGCACCCGTGTATTTACGCGACAAGGTTGCTCAAACCAAGGCGGAGCGCGGAATAATTTGA
- the prfB gene encoding peptide chain release factor 2 (programmed frameshift), translated as MEINPILNTIKDLSERSETIRGYLDYDQKHERLTEVNRELEDPSVWNKPEYAQELGRERSALAQIVDTLDELNTGLADCRDLLDMAVEENDEGAVGDVVAELARLEENLAKLEFRRMFSHEMDPNNAYLDIQAGSGGTEAQDWANILLRMYLRWADKRGFDATIMELSAGEVAGIKGATVHIKGEYAFGWLRTEIGVHRLVRKSPFDSGNRRHTSFSAVFVSPEIDDKVEIEINPADLRIDTYRSSGAGGQHVNTTDSAVRITHVPTNTVVSCQNERSQHANKDTAMKMLRAKLYEQEMQKRNAASQALEDTKSDIGWGHQIRSYVLDASRIKDLRTNIERSDCDKVLDGDIDEYLEASLKSGL; from the exons ATGGAAATCAACCCGATCCTTAACACCATCAAGGACCTGTCCGAGCGCTCCGAAACTATTCGGGGGTATCTT GACTACGATCAAAAGCATGAGCGTCTGACCGAAGTCAACCGCGAGCTTGAAGATCCGAGTGTCTGGAACAAACCTGAATACGCCCAAGAGTTGGGCCGCGAGCGCTCGGCGCTGGCGCAGATCGTCGATACCCTCGACGAACTGAACACCGGTCTGGCCGATTGCCGTGACCTGCTGGACATGGCCGTCGAAGAAAACGACGAAGGCGCAGTGGGCGATGTCGTCGCCGAGCTGGCCCGTCTCGAGGAAAACCTCGCCAAGCTTGAATTCCGCCGCATGTTCAGCCACGAAATGGACCCGAACAACGCCTACCTGGACATCCAGGCCGGCTCCGGCGGTACCGAGGCCCAGGACTGGGCCAACATTCTGTTGCGCATGTACCTGCGCTGGGCCGACAAACGCGGTTTCGACGCGACCATCATGGAACTGTCGGCCGGTGAAGTCGCCGGTATCAAGGGCGCGACCGTGCATATCAAGGGTGAATACGCCTTTGGCTGGTTGCGTACCGAAATCGGCGTGCACCGCCTGGTGCGCAAGAGCCCGTTTGACTCCGGCAACCGTCGCCACACCTCGTTCAGCGCGGTGTTCGTCTCGCCGGAAATCGACGACAAGGTCGAAATCGAGATCAACCCGGCCGACCTGCGGATCGATACCTACCGCTCCTCCGGTGCCGGTGGTCAGCACGTAAACACCACTGACTCGGCCGTACGTATCACCCACGTACCGACCAACACCGTGGTCAGCTGCCAGAACGAACGTTCCCAGCACGCGAACAAGGACACCGCCATGAAAATGCTGCGGGCCAAGTTGTACGAGCAGGAAATGCAGAAGCGCAACGCGGCTTCGCAGGCGCTGGAAGACACCAAGTCGGATATCGGCTGGGGTCACCAGATCCGTTCTTATGTGCTTGATGCGTCGCGGATCAAGGATCTGCGCACTAACATCGAACGCAGCGACTGTGACAAGGTACTCGACGGCGATATCGACGAATACCTGGAAGCCAGCCTGAAATCCGGCCTGTAA
- the adk gene encoding adenylate kinase, whose product MRVILLGAPGAGKGTQAKFITEKFGIPQISTGDMLRAAVKAGTELGVKAKSIMDAGGLVSDDLIIALVQDRIAQPDCANGFLFDGFPRTIPQAEALVTAGVELDAVVEIAVEDEEIVQRIAGRRVHEGSGRVYHIVYNPPKVAGKDDVTGEDLVQRKDDTEETVRHRLSVYHSQTKPLVDFYQKLSAAQGKPKYSHIPGVGSVEAITAKVLQALS is encoded by the coding sequence ATGCGCGTCATTCTGCTGGGAGCTCCCGGGGCCGGTAAAGGTACTCAGGCAAAGTTCATCACTGAAAAATTCGGCATTCCACAAATCTCCACCGGTGACATGCTGCGCGCTGCGGTAAAAGCAGGCACCGAGTTGGGCGTTAAAGCCAAAAGCATCATGGATGCCGGTGGCCTGGTGTCCGATGACCTGATCATCGCGCTGGTCCAGGACCGTATCGCGCAGCCAGACTGCGCCAATGGTTTCCTGTTCGACGGTTTCCCACGCACTATTCCCCAGGCGGAAGCCCTGGTGACGGCCGGTGTCGAGCTGGACGCCGTGGTTGAAATCGCCGTTGAAGACGAAGAAATCGTTCAGCGTATCGCCGGTCGTCGCGTTCACGAAGGCTCGGGCCGCGTGTACCACATCGTCTACAACCCGCCGAAAGTGGCCGGCAAGGACGATGTAACCGGCGAAGACCTGGTGCAGCGCAAGGACGACACCGAAGAAACCGTGCGTCATCGCCTGTCGGTCTACCATTCCCAGACCAAGCCGCTGGTGGACTTCTACCAGAAGCTGTCCGCTGCCCAGGGCAAGCCGAAGTACAGCCATATCCCTGGCGTCGGCTCCGTGGAAGCGATCACCGCCAAAGTACTGCAAGCACTGAGCTGA
- a CDS encoding DUF72 domain-containing protein: protein MRLPYYIGCPSWSENAWREYLYPVDARSSDYLALYSQVFNAVEGNTTFYARPSAATVQRWAEIMPEDFRFTAKFPGDISHGGDLREQLPAAESFVGLMSPLGERVSPLWLQLSASFSPQRLGELAGFIDGLERPLAVEVRHPEFFAKGDAERMLNRLLRDRGVERICLDPRALFSCTSTSAAVLHAQSKKPKVPPRPAALTQFPQVRFIGHPELVANDPFLVPWVEKIAGWIEEGRTPYIFLHTSDNRLAAQLALRFHEQLMARLPGLPALPTLHREPAVEQLGLL, encoded by the coding sequence ATGCGTTTGCCTTACTACATCGGTTGCCCGTCCTGGAGCGAAAACGCCTGGCGCGAGTACCTGTACCCCGTCGATGCCCGTTCCAGCGACTACCTCGCCCTGTATTCCCAAGTCTTCAACGCTGTTGAAGGCAACACCACCTTCTATGCTCGACCGTCGGCCGCCACCGTGCAGCGCTGGGCCGAGATCATGCCCGAAGATTTCCGCTTCACCGCCAAATTCCCCGGCGATATCAGCCATGGTGGCGACTTGCGTGAGCAGTTGCCGGCAGCAGAAAGCTTTGTCGGCCTGATGAGCCCGCTGGGTGAACGCGTTTCGCCGCTGTGGTTGCAACTTTCGGCAAGCTTTTCGCCGCAACGCCTGGGCGAACTGGCCGGTTTTATTGATGGATTGGAACGGCCCTTGGCGGTCGAAGTACGCCACCCGGAATTTTTCGCCAAGGGTGATGCCGAGCGCATGCTCAATCGCCTGCTGCGCGACCGTGGCGTCGAACGTATCTGCCTCGACCCCCGCGCCTTGTTCAGTTGCACGTCCACCTCGGCGGCCGTGTTGCATGCCCAATCGAAAAAGCCCAAGGTGCCTCCGCGCCCGGCGGCGCTGACCCAGTTTCCCCAGGTGCGTTTTATCGGCCACCCGGAGCTGGTGGCCAACGACCCGTTCCTTGTCCCTTGGGTGGAAAAAATCGCCGGCTGGATCGAAGAAGGCCGCACCCCCTATATCTTCCTGCACACCTCGGATAACCGCCTCGCCGCACAGCTGGCCCTGCGTTTCCACGAGCAACTGATGGCGCGTTTACCCGGTTTGCCGGCACTGCCGACCCTGCATCGGGAGCCCGCGGTGGAGCAACTGGGGTTACTCTAG
- a CDS encoding DUF4398 domain-containing protein, with the protein MKTSTAKSSFNHLRGLKLAALAIGTSFVLAGCAGNPPTEQYAVTQSAVNSAVSAGGTEYAAVEMKSAQDKLKQAEIAMHDKNYDEARRLAEQAEWDARVAERKSQAAKAEQAVKDSQKAVDELRQEGMRPAAIQQK; encoded by the coding sequence ATGAAGACCAGCACTGCCAAATCCTCGTTTAACCACCTGCGCGGGCTGAAATTGGCCGCGCTGGCAATCGGCACCAGCTTCGTTTTGGCTGGCTGCGCCGGCAACCCTCCGACCGAGCAATACGCCGTGACCCAATCGGCAGTAAACAGCGCGGTCAGCGCCGGCGGTACCGAGTACGCAGCAGTAGAAATGAAGTCGGCTCAGGACAAGCTCAAGCAAGCCGAGATTGCCATGCACGACAAGAACTACGACGAAGCCCGTCGCCTGGCCGAACAAGCCGAGTGGGACGCTCGTGTTGCTGAGCGTAAATCCCAGGCTGCCAAAGCCGAACAGGCTGTGAAAGATTCCCAGAAGGCTGTTGACGAGCTGCGTCAGGAAGGCATGCGCCCGGCTGCTATCCAGCAGAAATAA
- a CDS encoding flavohemoglobin expression-modulating QEGLA motif protein, with amino-acid sequence MDDYQQTIRTLSDRIVLAQTPIRVLDAVKWDESIRQGFLKAKGKEMPAVDRDYYLHRPLSFDSSAVKLEFQNIERDITRRLGQFSPVGQIMRRMCREYRMVVRMLEARGTEDFGLISQELYGAASDAFHAGDPTLADLGLMLSDYLNNIDGRGDLKDEAKTLTAKDAVALLQTRLNKVFGEAEETIRVFESDGIVADAAAGADYIKIRADAMFNDRDVRALEVHEGLVHVGTTLNGQNQPICTFLSKGPPSSTVTQEGLAILMEIITFASYPSRLRKLTNRTRAIHMVEEGADFLQVFEFFREQGFEVAESYGNASRVFRGSTPTGLPFTKDLSYLKGFIMVYNYIQLAVRKGKLEQVPLLFCGKTTLEDMRTLRQLVDEGLVVPPKYLPEQFRDMNALAAWMCFSNFLNHLSLDRIEADYSNIL; translated from the coding sequence GTGGACGATTACCAGCAGACGATACGCACCTTGTCTGATCGCATTGTGCTGGCGCAAACACCGATTCGCGTCCTCGACGCCGTAAAGTGGGACGAGAGTATTCGCCAAGGATTTCTCAAGGCCAAGGGCAAGGAAATGCCCGCCGTGGATCGCGATTACTACCTCCACCGGCCGCTGTCGTTCGACTCCAGCGCGGTGAAGCTGGAGTTTCAGAATATCGAGCGTGACATCACCCGCCGCCTCGGCCAGTTCAGCCCGGTGGGCCAGATCATGCGCCGCATGTGCCGCGAATACCGCATGGTGGTGCGCATGCTCGAGGCGCGAGGTACCGAAGACTTCGGCCTGATCTCCCAGGAACTGTACGGCGCCGCTTCCGATGCGTTTCACGCCGGCGACCCGACCCTGGCCGACCTGGGCCTGATGCTGTCCGACTACCTGAACAATATCGACGGCCGTGGCGACCTCAAGGACGAAGCCAAGACCCTCACCGCCAAGGACGCCGTGGCCCTGCTGCAAACCCGTCTGAACAAAGTGTTTGGCGAGGCCGAAGAGACCATTCGTGTGTTTGAGTCCGACGGTATCGTCGCCGACGCGGCAGCGGGCGCCGACTACATCAAGATCCGCGCCGACGCGATGTTCAACGACCGCGATGTGCGTGCGCTGGAAGTGCACGAGGGCCTGGTGCATGTGGGCACCACGCTCAATGGCCAGAACCAGCCGATCTGCACCTTCCTGTCCAAGGGCCCGCCGTCGTCCACCGTGACCCAGGAGGGCCTGGCGATTCTGATGGAGATCATCACCTTCGCCTCCTACCCGAGCCGCCTGCGCAAACTCACCAACCGCACCCGCGCCATCCATATGGTGGAGGAGGGCGCCGACTTCCTGCAGGTATTTGAGTTCTTCCGCGAGCAAGGCTTTGAAGTTGCCGAAAGCTACGGCAACGCCAGCCGCGTATTCCGTGGGTCGACGCCGACCGGTCTGCCGTTTACCAAGGACCTGTCCTACCTCAAGGGCTTTATCATGGTCTACAACTACATCCAGCTCGCCGTGCGCAAAGGCAAGCTGGAACAAGTGCCGCTGCTGTTTTGCGGCAAGACCACCCTGGAAGACATGCGCACCCTGCGCCAACTGGTGGACGAGGGCCTGGTGGTGCCGCCCAAGTACCTGCCGGAGCAGTTTCGCGACATGAACGCACTGGCGGCGTGGATGTGCTTCTCCAACTTTCTCAACCACTTGAGCCTGGACCGGATCGAGGCGGATTACTCGAATATTCTTTAA